A window of the Streptomyces sp. NBC_01351 genome harbors these coding sequences:
- a CDS encoding DUF5959 family protein — MDLIHLIDPDSSVRLRVLGRSRPGGTPYNDYLDAELVITSAFANGRLGLCLSPEAMDDWSTAVVELCDGQGVRWTAAGDTEIRIEIDRHFSMPRPIVTVDDSGESGVSVRVVLDPGNGWDAKLREQLGRVRQAWPNEVVTTPRSRNSWQ; from the coding sequence GTGGACCTGATCCACCTGATCGACCCGGACAGCAGTGTCCGACTGCGTGTACTGGGGCGGAGCAGGCCCGGGGGCACGCCGTACAACGACTACCTCGATGCCGAGCTCGTCATTACGAGCGCCTTCGCCAACGGGCGCCTGGGGCTGTGCCTGTCGCCCGAAGCCATGGATGACTGGTCAACGGCCGTGGTCGAACTCTGCGACGGGCAGGGTGTCCGCTGGACGGCCGCAGGCGACACCGAGATCCGGATTGAGATCGACAGGCACTTCTCGATGCCCCGTCCCATCGTCACCGTGGACGACAGCGGCGAGTCCGGGGTCTCGGTTCGGGTTGTCCTGGATCCGGGGAATGGCTGGGACGCCAAGCTGCGCGAACAGCTCGGCCGGGTCCGGCAGGCATGGCCGAATGAGGTAGTGACGACGCCTCGATCAAGGAACTCCTGGCAGTGA
- a CDS encoding NPCBM/NEW2 domain-containing protein, whose amino-acid sequence MDIGPQTVSLKSYPLTMYSVCSHTTWQLDRKYASFTAQYGVTDDWDKVPEQFTIWVDDAERLHATKDAGNTPGKVTLDVSNAFRITLQTWPCYPYDPGFAVWIDPVLTAK is encoded by the coding sequence TTGGACATCGGACCTCAGACAGTCAGCCTGAAGAGCTACCCCTTGACGATGTACTCAGTCTGCTCTCACACGACTTGGCAGTTGGACCGGAAGTACGCTTCCTTCACCGCCCAATATGGCGTGACCGACGACTGGGACAAAGTGCCCGAGCAGTTCACGATCTGGGTAGACGACGCAGAACGGCTGCATGCGACCAAAGATGCGGGCAACACTCCGGGGAAGGTCACCCTGGACGTCAGCAACGCTTTCCGGATCACGCTGCAAACTTGGCCTTGCTACCCGTACGACCCTGGCTTCGCCGTGTGGATCGACCCCGTCCTGACGGCTAAATAG
- a CDS encoding DUF6228 family protein: MSLFEVSSEWSELVVRSRTTPSTYVRLFDWARVDDHEVAFAVEAVADGLQARLESVSASVWDRAGDLTEFLDGLARDFRGWEGDRSWVTNQLVLAATFHSGGHVQLTWGLRLGIFAEDSWECSVTTTLEAGEQMSRVASDVRSFLHQG; encoded by the coding sequence GTGAGTCTGTTCGAGGTTTCTTCTGAGTGGTCCGAGCTCGTTGTCCGTAGTCGGACGACGCCGTCAACGTATGTCCGGCTCTTCGACTGGGCCCGCGTGGACGATCATGAGGTCGCGTTCGCGGTGGAGGCCGTGGCTGATGGATTGCAGGCACGGCTCGAGTCGGTGAGTGCCTCGGTGTGGGATCGCGCCGGGGATCTCACCGAGTTCCTGGACGGCCTGGCGAGAGACTTTCGGGGCTGGGAAGGGGATAGGTCGTGGGTGACCAATCAGCTGGTCCTGGCGGCGACCTTCCACTCCGGTGGCCACGTTCAGCTGACCTGGGGTCTGCGCCTGGGGATCTTTGCTGAGGATTCGTGGGAGTGCTCGGTGACCACGACCCTCGAAGCGGGTGAGCAAATGTCGCGGGTGGCTTCTGACGTGCGGAGTTTCCTCCACCAGGGATAG
- a CDS encoding RNA polymerase sigma factor: MNEGEFDPSGDQAVSSELAGVLPVDFTAFHSQQHRAYLRYAHLQLGNAKDAEEIADDVFTFLLKVWPQALREASLHAFAWAALREHVERRLAVLERPVAMVETAWFAALRRSSRERLELLESKLGLYAAIAELSERQYDVVLLMFLLGNNCDTVARMMGIAPATVRSHIRGARRALSRKLGVDWIPGEEKDQ; encoded by the coding sequence ATGAACGAGGGAGAGTTTGATCCATCGGGGGACCAGGCAGTCTCCAGCGAGCTGGCAGGTGTCCTGCCGGTGGACTTCACCGCCTTCCACTCCCAGCAGCACCGCGCGTACCTGCGCTACGCCCACCTCCAGCTGGGCAACGCGAAGGACGCCGAAGAGATCGCGGACGACGTGTTCACATTCCTGCTGAAGGTGTGGCCGCAGGCGCTGCGGGAGGCGAGCCTGCACGCCTTCGCCTGGGCGGCGTTGCGCGAGCACGTCGAGCGCCGCCTGGCCGTCCTGGAGCGACCGGTGGCGATGGTGGAGACGGCGTGGTTCGCGGCGCTGCGCCGCTCCTCTCGGGAGCGCCTGGAGTTGCTGGAGTCCAAGCTCGGCCTGTACGCGGCGATCGCGGAGCTGTCCGAGCGGCAGTACGACGTGGTGCTGCTGATGTTCCTGCTGGGCAACAACTGCGACACGGTCGCTCGGATGATGGGGATCGCCCCTGCCACCGTCCGCTCGCACATCCGCGGCGCGCGCCGTGCCCTGTCCCGCAAGCTCGGGGTGGACTGGATCCCCGGAGAGGAGAAGGACCAGTGA
- a CDS encoding IS5 family transposase (programmed frameshift): protein MARPKPWHVDDELWAVVGPLLPKVERRTRHPGRKRHPDRLVFQGILFVLHTGISWEHLPQELGFGSGMTCWRRLAEWTEAGVWPRLHEALLAKLRSANALDFSYAAVDGPHPGVKRGAKTGRSPVDRGRAGSKHHLITDATGIPLAVTLTGDNRNDVTQLIPLLEAVPPVRGKRGRPRRRPDVVLADRGYDHDKYRRLVWRLGVKPSIARRGTEHGSGLGAQRWVVERAFAHLHWFRRLRIRWEIRDDIHEAFLALGCALMCWRRLKSLPGVP from the exons GTGGCTCGGCCGAAGCCATGGCATGTCGATGACGAGTTGTGGGCGGTGGTCGGACCGTTGCTGCCAAAGGTGGAACGCCGGACTCGCCATCCCGGACGGAAGCGGCATCCGGACCGGCTGGTATTCCAGGGCATCCTGTTCGTGCTGCACACCGGGATCTCTTGGGAGCACCTGCCGCAGGAGCTCGGCTTCGGATCGGGCATGACGTGCTGGCGCCGCCTGGCCGAGTGGACCGAGGCCGGCGTGTGGCCCCGGCTCCACGAGGCTCTCCTCGCCAAACTCCGGAGCGCAAACGCTCTGGACTTCTCCTATGCCGCGGTTGATGGC CCACATCCGGGCGTTAAAAGGGGCGCCAAGACGGGACGAAGCCCTGTTGACCGGGGCAGAGCAGGCAGCAAGCACCACTTGATCACCGATGCCACCGGCATCCCGCTTGCGGTCACGCTGACCGGCGACAACCGAAACGACGTCACCCAGCTCATCCCGCTGCTCGAAGCAGTGCCGCCCGTGCGAGGCAAGCGCGGCCGACCGCGTCGTCGCCCGGATGTTGTCCTGGCCGACCGCGGCTATGACCACGACAAATACCGTCGCCTTGTCTGGAGGCTGGGAGTTAAGCCGTCGATCGCCCGCCGGGGCACCGAGCATGGTTCGGGGCTGGGCGCTCAACGCTGGGTAGTCGAGCGTGCGTTCGCCCACCTGCACTGGTTCCGCCGATTGAGGATCCGCTGGGAGATCCGCGACGACATCCACGAAGCCTTCCTGGCCCTCGGCTGCGCTCTCATGTGCTGGCGACGCCTGAAGTCACTGCCAGGAGTTCCTTGA
- a CDS encoding NUDIX hydrolase, protein MLLDDQDRMLLLRYGPGQEDASETWWLPGGMVDEGESPWPAARREMGEETGIMLGSEPCFIGIDHRANVLGTGPVVDYFFAASLAAHRHTLIALHAAALSGRAAYLQEGMPT, encoded by the coding sequence ATGTTGCTGGACGACCAGGACCGGATGCTTTTGCTGCGGTACGGCCCTGGTCAGGAGGACGCCAGCGAGACGTGGTGGCTGCCAGGCGGGATGGTCGATGAGGGCGAGAGTCCGTGGCCGGCGGCCCGCCGGGAGATGGGTGAGGAGACCGGCATCATGTTGGGCTCGGAACCTTGCTTCATCGGCATCGACCACAGGGCCAACGTCCTCGGCACAGGCCCCGTCGTGGACTACTTCTTCGCCGCGAGTCTCGCGGCGCACCGTCACACGCTCATCGCGCTTCATGCCGCAGCCCTGTCCGGCCGCGCGGCTTACCTGCAAGAGGGGATGCCCACATGA